ACGGAGCAATTGATGAATTAAACTCATTTATCGGCAAGGCTGTTAGTGAATTAGATCGCGCGTTATTTAAAGATATTTTAGTGGATTTAGAAACGATTCAACATGAGCTTTTTGATGCAGGCGGTGATTTAGCGAACGTCATGAAGGAACGTCATTATAAGTTAACTGAAGCACCGATTGAAGTACTAGAGGTGCGTATTGATGCATTGTCTGACGAAGCGCCACCATTAGAGAAATTTATCTTACCTGGTGGAGCGCCGGCCGCTGCAACATTACACATTGCACGTACAGTTGCACGCCGAGCAGAGCGCCAAATGGTAACACTAATGAAAGAAATTGAAGAT
This DNA window, taken from Lysinibacillus sp. FSL M8-0337, encodes the following:
- a CDS encoding cob(I)yrinic acid a,c-diamide adenosyltransferase, with the translated sequence MKLYTKTGDTGKTSLIGGRVDKDSLRVETYGAIDELNSFIGKAVSELDRALFKDILVDLETIQHELFDAGGDLANVMKERHYKLTEAPIEVLEVRIDALSDEAPPLEKFILPGGAPAAATLHIARTVARRAERQMVTLMKEIEDVPTIVQKYLNRLSDYLFAAARVVNARLNLPDIEYIRSGNVFKK